A genome region from Cryptosporidium parvum Iowa II chromosome 8, whole genome shotgun sequence includes the following:
- a CDS encoding membrane associated protein with 8 transmembrane domains produces the protein MNSLENQKSIKEGEIELENVLVKQPILKEVDEKIENFTENDSEPTVQVNLKEDCHLVALNIGSLNSAKSSVSSLEFIRQYTDKKEAIFLFAEYLLLISSIILGIYITYQEYELEKFLKNKNGFEKTANYVKQANIMTIITTTVMATQLIINCIFGILFILFKQGIIVRWINIFKSKLFIDQVFIWQSPFISLPIIITAMVKLMVNCRSNLEEIMVLRESTLIIETSNFALNKLYFIIIYYSVYLSTNFVMELFVVRRQYLGNFIQSQRLGILDYSIAYIGNAALVASLILYFFKFRYSSSAESNIDLKSQVDYYYRTVLAAATHSGLIAILVGILGYIASLSCSKMLILISLIVKFYSTFVFSWSCSLVWFGNHLLKLFCNVDSIAPNLYSLPTQDYLAFKNACFTRPNFYMITVLVIIQLTLSIFTLVLNFQFLISKKIWKSESS, from the coding sequence ATGAATTCTTTGGAAAAtcaaaaatcaattaagGAAGGTGAGATTGAGTTGGAAAATGTGTTAGTTAAACAACCTATATTAAAAGAGGTTgatgaaaaaattgaaaactTTACAGAAAATGACTCAGAACCAACTGTCCAAGTAAACTTGAAAGAAGATTGCCACCTTGTTGCATTGAATATTGGAAGTTTAAATTCTGCAAAAAGCAGTGTTTCTAGTTTGGAGTTTATCCGACAGTATACTGATAAAAAAGAGGctatttttctatttgcAGAGtatttactattaatcTCTTCAATAATTCTTGGAATATACATTACTTACCAGGAATATGAATTAGAAAAGttcttaaaaaataaaaatggtTTTGAAAAAACTGCTAATTATGTAAAACAAGCAAATATTATGACCATTATAACAACTACAGTAATGGCAACTCAgctaattattaattgtatttttGGGATactttttatattatttaaacaaGGAATCATAGTAAGATGGATTAACATATTCAAATCCaagttatttattgatCAAGTTTTTATTTGGCAATCTccatttatttctttacCAATCATAATTACAGCCATGGTAAAGCTTATGGTAAATTGTAGATCCAATTTAGAGGAGATTATGGTACTTCGAGAATCTACCCTCATTATTGAAACTTCAAATTTTGCTCTAAATAAgctttatttcattatcatttaCTACTCAGTTTACCTCTCAACTAACTTTGTTATGGAACTCTTTGTAGTTAGAAGACAATATCTTGGGAACTTCATTCAATCTCAAAGACTTGGAATTCTTGATTACTCTATTGCATATATAGGAAACGCTGCTCTTGTTGCttcattaattctttattttttcaaattcagaTATTCTAGTTCAGCAGAAAGCAACATAGACCTAAAATCACAAGTAGACTATTACTATAGAACCGTACTTGCCGCTGCTACCCATTCCGGCTTAATTGCTATATTAGTTGGTATTCTTGGCTACATTGCCTCCTTATCCTGCAGTAAAATGCTTATTTTAATCTCCTTAATAGTAAAGTTCTACTCAACATTTGTATTCTCATGGTCCTGCTCGCTTGTTTGGTTTGGAAATCATCTCCTAAAGTTATTTTGCAATGTTGATTCAATTGCTCCAAATTTATATAGTTTACCCACACAAGACTATTTGGCTTTTAAAAATGCATGTTTTACCCGCCCAAATTTTTATATGATTACAGTTTTAGTAATTATCCAACTTACTCTCTCCATATTTACTTTGGTTTTAAACTTTCAATTCTTAATTAGCAAGAAGATTTGGAAGTCTGAGTCTAGCTAG
- a CDS encoding coatomer protein complex subunit alpha yields the protein MLIKCESKSTRAKGLSFHPKLPWVLVSLHNGVIQFWDYRIGSLLDTFEEHEGPVRGIDFHESQPIFVSGGDDYRVKVWNYKERKCLFTLLGHLDYIRTVEFHKEYPWILSCSDDQTMRLWNWQSRTCISVITGHNHYVMCSIFHPHQDILASASMDQSVRIWDFTGLREKTVKGHSSYSSYSTSIGASHTMPAHVDMFGANDVLCKFVLEGHERGVNWVAFHPTLSLLASASDDRTIKLWRYNDTKAWEIDTLRGHFNNVSSVIFHSNKDWLLSNSEDRTIRIWDLTKRACIHTYRRDSDRFWTIVSHPTNSLFAAGHDSGMIIFKLEPERLPSDFCSSMNQLWYINDRFLYMYDVKSKNVHSILPMKSNNISSNMLCPSNFYINPFSPNELCFLVYYKRDAFNGLNSSSSSNNGITSTNSNALQFTYDIITINSLSQLINNSSGQNSSSSSSKCKSGLPGVTSVIFLSRNRLAALENSGQTISIISLDGDILKRWELPWIAQKLFMGSNQQQIIIQSDDFLYIYDISQREVVAELVISNLQNHQVAVINNKIGQNFQQCLTFNTICNETGGSSTGVRTIQWSQDKSVIAIVCKYNIIFTNSELQVIATYTENLTVKSGIWHETLPIFIYTTQGHIKYAIPNINESGIIQTIPDTLYIKHYEDSRKELITLNRFGSVQIIEKLNLNEALFKLSIINQESGKVLRYTKDGNLKGLSTLNYLTQHGYPEVAIQLVENPILKFYYAVQFGEIMQAYNIVKDLQNLEAEKENSSSNSYFKGNSNHKTILPILNSTTLETMWDCLGRSALLHGFINVAEKCLQVTKEFEKLILLYYVIGQREYMEKLGKISEKQKNWTRKYHIALLMNDIPERINILKSFGQIPLAIALAHTYGYNQVKEELLSQYTEAYSVDGADAFEFLNILKASKPSDQVCNESSKSCMTAPCIPILAAKKLTIEGLNWPRINISEISSENIRASDQNDFKSVGGKSLSQIDASSINGGTGFGSSSQPEWDDIDNIDVPNDIKLNEDHIFEGIGGQNLYTNEAPESNGLSKMNPGPSFQDRILYAPENAPATSPRYSIINLIVAGKYEDALTILLRKMGVKDCQPFKQIFKMIALSSTYSLPSFSEGPSINLPLISEGYKLFNENSPNGHISPIILFNESNLIELVKTGQKLVTSGKFQSALEVFQQAIIIAPLVVEHYSLYSQNIDQLKQLSELICQYCIGMRLELARIDLLNNCQDQNQAEIVIRNLELISYFSCCKLQPLHTSLVLRRAMGIAWKHKNYITTASFAKRLLGIPNIEDVEKTQKILAACDQKATDEHNINFDPHRDIDHIIICSSSLTKINPKSQDFVKCPVCSSNHLSQFTGEICPNCKTGEIGLRVIGIL from the coding sequence ATGTTGATTAAGTGTGAGAGCAAAAGTACCCGAGCAAAGGGTTTATCCTTTCATCCAAAACTACCTTGGGTTCTTGTTAGCCTTCATAATGGTGTAATTCAATTTTGGGATTATAGAATTGGAAGCCTTCTGGATACATTTGAAGAACATGAAGGACCTGTCAGAGGAATTGATTTCCATGAAAGCCAACCAATATTTGTTTCAGGAGGAGATGACTATAGAGTTAAAGTATGGAATTacaaagaaagaaaatgtcTATTTACACTCTTAGGACATTTAGATTATATCAGAACAGTTGAATTTCATAAAGAATATCCTTGGATTCTTTCTTGCTCTGATGATCAAACTATGAGACTTTGGAACTGGCAAAGTAGAACCTGTATATCTGTGATTACAGGGCATAATCACTATGTAATGTGTTCCATTTTTCATCCTCATCAAGATATCCTAGCTTCAGCAAGTATGGATCAATCTGTTAGAATTTGGGATTTTACTGGGCTTAGAGAAAAGACGGTTAAAGGACATTCCTCATATTCCAGTTATTCTACATCTATTGGAGCTTCTCATACTATGCCTGCTCATGTTGATATGTTTGGAGCTAATGATGTACTTTGCAAATTTGTTCTTGAAGGTCATGAAAGAGGAGTTAATTGGGTTGCATTCCATCCAACTCTTTCACTATTAGCTTCAGCTTCAGATGATCGAACGATTAAGCTTTGGAGATACAATGATACTAAAGCATGGGAAATTGATACTTTAAGAGGACATTTTAACAACGTTTCTTCTGTTATTTTCCACTCAAACAAGGATTGGCTATTATCTAATAGTGAAGATAGAACTATTAGAATCTGGGATCTTACAAAAAGAGCTTGTATTCACACTTATAGAAGAGATTCTGATCGATTTTGGACAATAGTCAGTCATCCAACTAATAGTCTTTTTGCTGCTGGACATGATTCTGGtatgattattttcaaactAGAACCTGAAAGACTTCCTTCAGATTTCTGCTCTTCAATGAATCAACTTTGGTACATTAATGATAGATTTCTTTACATGTATGATGTTAAAAGTAAGAATGTTCATTCAATTCTTCCCATGAAAAGCAATAATATATCCAGCAATATGCTATGTCCTAGTaacttttatattaatcCATTCAGTCCAAATGAGCTATGCTTTCTAGTTTACTATAAGAGAGATGCATTCAATGGATTGAATAGTAGCAGctcttcaaataatggtATAACATcaacaaattcaaatgcTTTACAATTCACTTATGATATTATCACAATCAACTCTCTCTCACAActgattaataatagttcTGGGCAAAATAGCTCCTCCAGTAGCTCAAAATGCAAGAGTGGACTTCCAGGTGTTACTTCTGTGATCTTTCTTTCAAGAAATAGACTAGCAGCCCTTGAAAATTCTGGACAAACTATTTCCATAATATCTTTAGATGGAGATATTCTCAAGAGATGGGAGCTTCCTTGGATTGCTCAAAAGCTCTTCATGGGAAGTAACCAACAGCAAATCATAATACAGTCAGatgattttctttatatatatGACATCTCACAGAGAGAAGTAGTAGCAGAGCTTGTCATTTCTAATCTTCAAAACCACCAGGTTGCTgtcattaataataagattGGGCAAAACTTTCAACAATGTCTGAcatttaatacaatttgTAATGAAACAGGAGGTTCCTCCACTGGAGTCAGAACAATTCAATGGAGCCAAGATAAGTCTGTGATTGCAATCGTATGCAAGTataatatcattttcaCTAATAGTGAGCTTCAAGTAATTGCAACTTATACCGAAAATCTTACAGTAAAGTCCGGAATTTGGCATGAAACTCTTCCAATCTTTATATATACTACCCAAGGTCATATTAAATATGCAATTCCAAATATCAATGAATCAGGAATAATTCAAACAATCCCTGATACTCTTTATATTAAACATTATGAAGACTCAAGGAAGGaattaattactttaaaCAGGTTTGGTAGCGtccaaataattgaaaaactGAATTTGAATGAGGCATTATTTAAACTTTCCATTATAAACCAAGAAAGCGGAAAAGTATTAAGATATACCAAGGATGGGAATTTGAAAGGACTTTCAACATTGAATTACCTTACACAACATGGATATCCAGAAGTAGCAATCCAATTAGTGGAGAACCCAATTTTGAAGTTTTATTATGCTGTTCAATTTGGTGAAATTATGCAAGCTTACAATATAGTAAAGGATTTGCAGAATTTGGAAGCTGAAAAGGAAAACTCAAGTTCAAATTCCTATTTTAAAGGAAATAGTAACCATAAGACTATTCTTCCCATTTTGAACTCAACAACATTGGAAACAATGTGGGACTGCCTTGGAAGAAGTGCTCTTTTACATGGATTTATTAACGTCGCTGAAAAATGTCTTCAAGTTACTAAAGAGTTTGAGAAACTGATCTTACTTTATTATGTAATTGGCCAGAGAGAATATATGGAGAAGTTAGGTAAAATATCCGAGAAGCAAAAGAATTGGACAAGAAAATACCATATTGCCCTTCTTATGAACGATATTCCAGAGAGAATTAACATTTTAAAAAGTTTCGGTCAAATTCCTCTTGCAATTGCTTTAGCTCATACATATGGATACAATCAGGTAAAAGAAGAGCTCCTTTCACAGTATACTGAAGCTTATAGTGTGGATGGTGCTGATGCTTTTGAGTTCCTGAATATTCTTAAAGCTAGTAAACCTTCAGATCAAGTCTGCAATGAATCCTCCAAGTCTTGCATGACAGCTCCTTGTATTCCAATTCTGGCAGCAAAAAAACTCACCATTGAGGGACTTAACTGGCcaagaattaatatctCAGAGATATCATCAGAAAATATTAGAGCATCCGAtcaaaatgattttaaaaGCGTCGGAGGTAAGAGCTTAAGTCAGATAGATGCATCTTCGATAAATGGAGGTACTGGATTTGGCTCGTCATCCCAGCCAGAATGGGatgatattgataatattgatgtCCCAAATGATATAAAACTGAACGAAGACCACATTTTTGAGGGAATCGGAGGCCAAAATTTGTATACAAATGAGGCTCCTGAGTCAAATGGGTTATCAAAGATGAACCCAGGTCCTTCATTCCAAGACAGAATATTATATGCTCCAGAAAATGCTCCAGCAACGTCTCCCAGATACTCtatcattaatttgataGTGGCAGGAAAATACGAAGATGCGCTCACAATTCTTTTAAGGAAGATGGGAGTTAAAGATTGTCAGCCTTTCAAACAAATCTTCAAGATGATTGCTCTCAGTTCTACTTATAGCTTGCCAAGCTTCTCTGAAGGACCTAGCATTAATCTACCCTTAATTTCAGAAGGGTACAAACTCTTTAATGAGAATTCTCCAAATGGACATATTTCCCCAATAATCTTATTCAACGAATCCAATTTGATAGAGTTAGTGAAAACTGGACAGAAGCTGGTAACTTCAGGAAAGTTCCAATCAGCATTGGAAGTTTTTCAACAAGCAATAATCATTGCTCCCTTGGTTGTGGAACATTACTCTCTCTATTCGCAAAACATTGACCAACTCAAACAACTTTCAGAATTAATATGTCAGTATTGCATTGGAATGAGGCTTGAACTTGCTAGAATTGATCTTTTAAATAACTGTCAAGACCAAAATCAGGCAGAAATTGTAATCCGGAATTTAGAACTGATTTCATACTTTTCATGTTGCAAACTTCAGCCATTACACACCTCTTTAGTCCTTAGAAGAGCAATGGGTATTGCATGGAAACATAAGAACTATATAACAACAGCAAGCTTTGCTAAAAGGCTCTTGGgtattccaaatattgaagacGTCGAAAAGACACAGAAAATTCTCGCAGCATGTGACCAAAAAGCCACAGACGAACATAATATTAACTTCGACCCACACAGAGATATTGACCACATCATTATTTGTTCGTCATCTCttacaaaaattaatccaAAATCTCAAGATTTTGTCAAATGCCCAGTTTGCTCTAGTAATCACCTTTCACAATTTACTGGAGAAATTTGTCCTAATTGCAAAACTGGTGAAATTGGTCTTAGGGTTATTGGAATCCTCTAA
- a CDS encoding DNA dependent DNA polymerase alpha subunit, inactive calcineurin like phosphatase subunit, translated as MSSTESGEQIIERIQTLLGEEYDNYKESFEVIHKINPLSNPHKFISHVEKYLGHPISAMNDKLDFGYHKTELNKSSSRNINRKSISGIKGYSPSRKGLSGNSYKFTNIKSFSNFMKDFGNECIESESSSNSKITTFKSSITPIYNENLLRRKGCLTDKSFTKYYAERIVENSEDSLWLDSDLESYSREIDRRIQSLIDEIVSNCSDLWIDEQGNKYPIIPIGETRKQAIVTLGAIGCDNEGNLNEQSVILLGTRASSSGNISQLKLGNVNGDFALYPGQVVAILGNTETDEFGQNCILAKEIIGGLPPKPAETSLKELKNIPEFYAGKGEHPVQCMIFSGPFTTDKENLNYDYLNEILNYANIEKPHVLILLGPFIDVRNESIKKGDLFDFGSNTFITFEDLFRRNIYNSIESFARKNEKVKIYIIPSEYDAAHPFPIPQPGLKESFFPNTSNESLTFCRNIHFLSNPCELYINDIKISITSSDIVTPIINSCITRSGNLPIEVVLSQFLYQRTLYPCFPVQHPINPKLLQKLALSGELPHIIITPYGSSCPFVKSVLGRIFVNPTGNKPFSGVSLYINSPTESQIQQANELCQNLDEQTCKVPLFIQERICADEISFSKN; from the coding sequence ATGAGCTCTACTGAAAGTGGAGAGCaaataattgaaagaaTCCAAACTTTACTTGGGGAAGAATATGATAACTATAAGGAAAGCTTTGAAGTAATTCATAAAATAAATCCATTAAGCAATCCCCATAAGTTTATCAGCCATGTAGAGAAATATTTAGGACACCCAATTTCAGCAATGAATGATAAATTGGATTTTGGATATCATAAAactgaattaaataaatcttcatcaagaaatataaatagaAAAAGCATTAGTGGGATAAAAGGATATTCTCCATCCAGGAAAGGATTATCTGGAAATTCTTACAAATTCACAAATATCAAAAGCTTTTCCAATTTTATGAAAGATTTTGGTAATGAATGTATTGAATCAGAAagttcttcaaattcaaaaataaccACATTCAAAAGTAGTATTACGCCCatatataatgaaaatctTTTGCGTAGAAAAGGATGTTTGACTGATAAAAGTTTTACTAAGTATTATGCAGAAAGAATTGTGGAAAATTCAGAAGATTCACTTTGGTTGGATTCTGATTTAGAATCATATAGTAGAGAAATTGATAGAAGAATTCAAAGTTTGATTGATGAAATTGTATCAAACTGCTCAGATCTTTGGATTGATGAACAAGGAAATAAATACCCAATTATTCCAATTGGAGAAACAAGAAAACAAGCTATTGTTACTTTAGGAGCAATAGGATGTGATAATGAAGGAAATTTGAACGAACAAAGCGTTATATTACTTGGTACCAGAGCTTCTAGTTCAGGAAATATTTCCCAACTTAAGCTTGGAAATGTGAATGGAGATTTTGCTCTATATCCAGGACAAGTTGTAGCAATATTGGGTAATACTGAGACCGATGAATTTGGACAAAATTGTATACTTgctaaagaaattattggTGGATTACCACCGAAACCTGCAGAGACCAGTCttaaagaattgaaaaatattccaGAATTTTACGCTGGAAAAGGAGAACATCCTGTACAATGTATGATCTTTTCTGGGCCATTCACAACtgataaagaaaatctCAATTATGATTATCTTAATGAAATACTCAATTAtgcaaatattgaaaaaccACACGTACTTATCCTATTAGGTCCTTTCATTGATGTAAGAAatgaatcaattaaaaagggtgatttatttgattttggCTCGAATAcatttattacttttgaAGATCTCTTTcgaagaaatatttataattcaaTTGAAAGTTTTGCAAGAAAGAATGAAAAGGTTAAGATATATATCATTCCATCAGAATATGATGCAGCACATCCCTTTCCAATTCCACAACCAGGACTTAAAGAATCATTCTTTCCAAACACAAGTAATGAATCATTGACATTTTGTcgaaatattcattttctatcAAATCCATGTGAActttatattaatgatataaaaatttcaataactTCTTCTGATATTGTGACgccaattattaattcttgtaTTACTAGAAGTGGAAATCTTCCTATAGAAGTTGTACTTAGCCAATTTTTATATCAAAGAACTTTATATCCTTGTTTCCCAGTACAACATCCAATAAATCCCAAACTTCTTCAAAAGCTTGCTTTATCTGGTGAACTACCTCATATTATAATAACTCCATATGGAAGCTCTTGCCCTTTTGTTAAATCTGTACTTGGGAGGATTTTTGTTAATCCAACAGGAAATAAACCATTTTCAGGAGtttcattatatattaattctcCAACAGAATCTCAAATTCAACAAGCAAATGAACTTTGTCAGAATTTGGATGAACAAACATGTAAAGttccattatttattcaagaACGTATATGTGCTGATGAAATTAgcttttcaaaaaattaa
- a CDS encoding transcription initiation factor TFIIB Sua7p; ZnR+2cyclins codes for MNSDLSSSGVNTNLNIAGNVNSLVDTQNMSSSQANGISSVGNRMDNLTINNTSAASNTINLQRSQLGNSTDGLTGGPIRSSDKLLSDKQNDLGRSNPYPERKIQQTIGESEPTQQVPAIPATIQAGIVSNKDFDKPGALPHLFRSFRATKFCKRCGAGNSIVVYDSKSGSEICTRCGVVVEDRVINEEQEWRSFSNDGNDGNSKSRIGSVNDVWLDDGTDSQLLVGDKKLMKTMLKHNTQASSDRMIKEVFNQLRQIANSFSLHDNIIERCKEIVKEQSNLNILKSGKKHVLAIVYLACREEGVSRTVKELLSFDRTISERELVRSINKLKKDLPRRGPTLSSSAAELMPRFCHYLQLSHEIVGIAEYVCRTAEQYINKSHRPNSLAAGAIYFVCNLCNIQIEMKSVAVAAKSGETTVRGVYKELLLVGEKLLPSDFTPKLVGGIDTLKRRSKIFE; via the coding sequence ATGAATTCAGACCTTTCTTCTTCAGGTGTTAAtactaatttaaatattgcaGGTAATGTTAATTCACTTGTGGATACTCAGAATATGAGCTCTTCTCAAGCAAATGGAATTAGTAGTGTAGGAAATAGAATGGATAATCTCACTATTAACAATACTTCTGCTGCTTCAAATACTATAAACTTGCAAAGAAGTCAGCTAGGAAACTCAACAGATGGATTAACTGGCGGACCAATTAGATCTTCAGATAAGTTATTATCTGATAAACAAAATGATTTGGGAAGGAGCAATCCATATCCAGAAAGGAAAATACAACAAACTATTGGAGAAAGTGAACCAACTCAACAAGTTCCTGCAATACCAGCAACTATTCAAGCTGGAATAgtttcaaataaagattttgaCAAGCCAGGAGCACTTCCACATCTATTTAGAAGCTTTAGAGCTACCAAATTTTGCAAAAGATGTGGAGCTGGAAATTCTATTGTTGTATACGATTCAAAATCTGGGTCTGAAATATGCACCAGATGCGGAGTTGTTGTTGAAGATAGAGTCATAAATGAGGAACAAGAATGGAGATCTTTCTCTAATGATGGGAATGATGGGAATTCTAAGTCTCGTATTGGTTCTGTAAATGATGTTTGGCTAGATGATGGTACCGATTCTCAGTTACTTGTTGGtgataaaaaattaatgaaaactATGTTAAAGCACAACACTCAAGCATCGAGTGATCGCATGATTAAAGAAGTTTTTAATCAATTAAGGCAAATAGCAAATAGTTTCTCACTTCATGATAACATTATTGAGAGATGTAAGGAGATTGTTAAAGAGCAAagtaatttgaatatattaaaaagtgGTAAAAAACATGTACTTGCCATTGTATATTTGGCATGCAGAGAAGAAGGTGTTTCTAGAACAGTTAAAGAGTTATTATCATTTGATAGAACTATTTCAGAAAGAGAGTTAGTAAGgtcaattaataaattaaaaaaagatttacCAAGAAGAGGCCCAACTTTAAGTTCTTCAGCAGCAGAGTTAATGCCAAGATTCTGCCATTATTTACAGTTATCTCATGAAATTGTTGGTATTGCAGAGTATGTTTGTAGGACTGCTGAACAGTATATCAATAAAAGTCATCGTCCTAATTCACTAGCTGCTGGAGCAATATACTTTGTATGTAATTTAtgtaatattcaaattgaaATGAAAAGTGTTGCAGTTGCAGCAAAAAGTGGTGAAACAACTGTTAGAGGGGTTTATAAAGAGCTTCTTTTAGTTGGTGAAAAGTTATTACCAAGTGATTTTACTCCAAAGTTAGTAGGAGGAATTGATACATTAAAGAGAAGATCAAagatttttgaataa
- a CDS encoding CobW/nitrile hydratase activator like P-loop ATpase, translating to FNILRLFGYLVTMSKVPIYIVTGFLGSGKTTLLRHIISSHDQDAKIAIIQNDFSDEMGIEAPTMQDKDGNLFKEFFELPNGCVCCTVKDELLKAVEHLLSMKRFEKILLETTGIADPEPIIEKFWLDCELETSVELSGVITVIDTYNFKNYLDLELINKKVKCETNKNLLENDRNHLSQESSPNSSSLKLLSPEIIKQIMLANKIVLNKTDLLIENELEKTSNNLQKVAEVEAIVKVINPTANVVTSIKSQVKMDWLFDLDAFNIHKITHEIDRAFNNSLISSHSNNSLLPNISSHTISFSSNAVFDFKSVERAVAKLAWEEDDSLENEDLEEQNQGDLEYDSVNSKYGKFIRFKGIFKAKNSIESDHLNNSIDIYALQGVGQIFEILPININEQVENSKFFFLGIKIDKNKLETLLKSCIIQ from the coding sequence tttaatatactGAGGTTGTTTGGATATCTTGTAACTATGTCAAAGGTTCCAATTTACATTGTTACTGGATTTTTGGGATCAGGGAAAACTACCCTTTTGCGTCATATAATAAGTAGTCACGATCAAGATGCAAAGATAGCTATAATACAAAATGATTTTTCTGATGAAATGGGGATTGAGGCCCCTACCATGCAGGATAAAGATGGTAacttatttaaagaattttttgaGCTTCCAAATGGTTGTGTTTGCTGTACTGTTAAAGACGAACTATTAAAGGCAGTTGAACATCTATTATCAATGAAAAGATTCGAGAAGATACTTTTGGAAACTACAGGTATTGCTGATCCAGAACCaataattgaaaagttTTGGCTTGACTGTGAGCTTGAAACTAGTGTTGAATTATCAGGAGTAATTACTGTAATTGATACTTATAATTTTAAGAATTACTTAGATTTGGAGcttattaataagaaagTAAAATGTGAAACCAATAAAAATTTGCTTGAAAATGATAGAAACCATTTAAGCCAGGAATCAAGTCCAAATAGCTCATCATTGAAACTTTTATCAccagaaataattaagCAAATAATGCTTGCAAACAAAATTGTTCTCAATAAAACTGatcttttaattgaaaatgagtTGGAAaaaacttcaaataatcTCCAAAAAGTTGCAGAAGTCGAAGCAATTGTTAAAGTAATTAACCCAACTGCTAATGTTGTCACTTCAATTAAATCCCAAGTGAAAATGGACTGGCTTTTTGATCTTGATgcttttaatattcataaAATAACCCATGAAATAGACAGAGCTTTCAATAATTCCTTAATTTCTTCacattcaaataattctttactCCCAAATATCTCTTCTCATACCATTTCCTTCAGTTCAAATGCCGTATTTGACTTTAAGTCTGTTGAGAGAGCAGTTGCAAAGCTTGCTTGGGAAGAAGATGATAGCTTAGAAAATGAGGATTTGGAAGAACAGAATCAAGGAGATTTAGAATATGACTCTGTGAACTCTAAATATGGAAAATTCATTCGATTTAAGGGTATATTTAAGGctaaaaattcaattgaaTCTGATCATTTAAACAATTCCATTGATATATATGCTTTGCAAGGAGTCGGacaaatttttgaaattctaCCCATTAATATTAACGAGCAAGTTGAAAACtcaaaattcttcttcttggGAATTAAAATTGACAAAAATAAGCTTGAAACACTTTTAAAATCTTGTATCATCCAATAG